The Scleropages formosus chromosome 3, fSclFor1.1, whole genome shotgun sequence genome contains the following window.
acctcttccagactcgcttcgccaatcatctcttaagttcatgcaaggtgtaaatgttcatggactataactttaagatgatgcccagatagaCCTTTACGTAGTTACTCCTgcaatgtacaaaaatatttgtatgtttcataaaaaagaaaaaaattattactaggcgATCaagaatcgtggatattctgataaagttttatgcagctacttgtgtgattaacattggttcatatggtggaaagaagctaACCGTACTGAAGAATCACGCATCTCTATCTATGCGTCTTTctctctatgagatgtacgttgctttagagaaaagcgtctgctgaataaatgtaaatttaggtAATGTACTAAAGGTTAAGTACTGACTGAATACCAaagacaaatacagtacatgagGCAGAGTACCACAGGTAATGTACAAAACATTCAGATTAATTACCCAGGTATAGGGAGTACAGGTAGGTTCAAGGTTCAAGATTTATTGTCATCGGTACAAGTATAGTGCATTTGTGCCATGGCTTGTGTTCTCAGCGAAGGTACCTGCAGACGCAGGAGGCATTTCAACGCACGACTGAACAAAGTGGCAATGAGGATGACCtccatacatatttaaatatgcattcattaatattttgtcTCGTGATGGTGTTTGTCTCCAATGTGGACCACTTGTAAGCAAACACGCGTCGCTCCACAAATTTTCAGACGCAAACGTTTTACACGAGCTACgtgtatttgttttaattcagttttcttgGCAGTAAAGAGTGCCCGGACAGAAGAATAATATGGGGCCACCTTAATTCACCTTCTTTCCACAGTTTTTACAGCTCGTGCCTGGTGTTCCTGAATGTCAGTGAGCTGTAAGAAAATGATGAATATCGAACATGAACGGGATGAATTGTTCAGCAAGCCAGATGAAATTTTGGCTTGCGAAAgcaatgaatttttattttcagttattttaaattagcttgtaatgtagctcaaagttaataaaaaaattaaatatcttatggtaaataaagaaacatcttaatatcttattttttatttatcacagcTATATCAAAAGGTGGTTATATACTGCAACCCTTAACAAAGTTGAGGAATGTCGGAATTATTACCCTTTCGTTGACCGAGACCTAGTGACTGCAGGTGAAAACGAAGTATAGTGGGGTATCACGTCTCAGCTGTGTTCACGAGTTGAGCATTTTACTTTAAACTATTATAATTTCCATAATTTACAAGAAGCTGAGCATCCTTCAGTTCAGGGGTGCTGGTATGCAGATCGCTCTCCGTGTGTCTTTCTTGCTCCCCGCCAGGGATCGTGGCGCTCTGGTCCCTCGCCATCCTCGCCTTCGAGCGTTTCTTCGTCATTTGCCGTCCTCTCAAGAACGTGCGCCTGGGGGGTCGTCACGCTGCTCTGGGCCTGCTCTTCGTCTGGACCTTCTCCTTCATCTGGACGATCCCACCCGTGTTCGGCTGGAGCAGCTACACGGTCAGCAAGATTGGCACCACGTGTGAGCCCAACTGGTGAGAAACGGTGACGCGCATACACGCAGACTTGCTTAAAACGAGCCGCTTCGAAGCACTTCTGgttttgggcagcaggtggcgtagtggttacagctgcagccCTCTAattaaaggacccaggttggaatcctacctcctgctgtactacccttgatcgaggtacttatcctgaattaatccagtaaaaattacccagctctatgaatgggtgaatcgctgtaagtggcttaacagtgtaagtcactgtggtgaaaagcatcagataaataagtcAACGTAAAGCTGTAAATTTGCCAGCTGAAAATGCAGAAGAGTTTGAATATTTCATCAACTCGGTGGAACGTAGTTTTCACCGTATCCAGTCATGTCCCAGAATTCCTCTCGGAAGCTCGAAAGCTCTGCTTCTGCCGTCATTTGttgcattaaataatttaactcATGATGGAACCATTCGAACCGTGGTTGGAACCCCCCTCCCAACATCCTGCCCCATGACGCCACAGGAGAGCGGTGTCCGTCAGGCAAAGACTTCGTTCCGACCTTCCATCACAGCTGGATTTCCGTTTTCAGGTGTGTGAACACAGCCCCCGGACACTGAACCGCTCGTCGTCTGCATATTcataaaaagtgagaaaatattCACTAAAACTGAAGATGGATCTTTATGAAGATCAGGTGCAGCgatcagtatacacacacacactggtgtgTTTATTCTCATAAAGTGAACGGTTCTGAAGCCCTGCAGCAACACCCATCTTCCATTCAAATTGTGAACAACTGCAAACCTGCTCTAACTGCagatgatatttttaaaaaggaaaaatattaacGAATCGCATTAGTAATCTAATATGAGTACATTGAAATCACACTTCGAACCGAGGCGCCACGAATGATATATCGATGACAAGATTTCCGTATTGGTACAGTGACAAGTTTGTCTTGTCTTGCTCCGTAATCGCAGTACGAGGCACATCGGCTAAAACAGGAAAAACGGAAAGTGGTGCTTTATTAGACTGAATATTAAACCGAATATTAAAATCAAAGAAGAGAGGAGACAGAGAATCTAGCTGTCAACATGAACAATGCAAAAGGATTTTAAAGTACAGGAGAGGACATGCATCAGCCAGTTcaccacgcacacacacccacacaccgcACAACTCACTGTATCACATATAAACAATCACACACTCCTTTCCACGGGCACACACTCCCTGTACCGTGCAGatacaggacacacacagacaccgttTTCAAATTGTGGTTGTAACTGAGCTGCTACTTCCACAGTAAATCAAAGCAAGAAGTTTCCATTAAACAGGAAGCTGTTTAATTGGTCATCTGGGTGGGTGAGAAAGTTCTCCGTAATGATTTGGAGTTTTTATTTCATAGCATACGAGATTGATGTAAATGCAgattttgaaataataaaataaaaagggcCAAATGTAACCAAAAACAGCCATgaccaaaccaaaaaaaactttgaccGTCATCCTTTCCCATTTGGACTGTGGTTCACGTCACGACTGCTTACCGTTACAACCATCTCAATCTCCCAAGCAGGTTGAACCAGGAAACCTCCAACAGCTGAGGTTTACTCTGGTAAATGTCACAGCTGAACAGTGTACGAGTCTTCTGGAAAGCTCCTTCTCCACCATGCTCGTGATACACCCTGTGTAGCTGTGGCTGGAAATGAAACCCTAGACTCCTCTTCattataatctctccagcagcaTCTTCTCATCATCCTCTCTTCATCAACATCTCCTCATCATGTCCTTTTCATCAACATCTCCTCATTATCCTCTCTTCTTCAAAATCTCCTCACCATCCTCTCTTCTGAAGAGGAACCCAGTGGAGAGTAACATGGTTGTAACTGAACAATAATGCCGGGTATTTTTCCCAGGTATTCTTCGGATTTTTCGGACCACACCTACATTATCACCTTCTTCACCACCTGCTTCATCCTGCCTCTGGGAGTCATCATTGGGTCATATGGAAAACTCATGCAGAAGCTGAGGAAGGTGAGCTGAGTGATCATATTATAATGTCCTGGAGAGGGATTTTGTGCactttatatgtatgtatgtatgtatgaatatatagtactgtgcaaaaatttttggcacttggggaaaagctgtaaagtgaaaatgcttccagaaataatgcttttaattaatcaacttcctacaaagcttagtaaccgtCCATCGTCAAGAACCTCTCGTCGTGAGCTGGGtcgcggtgggcttggctgagtcctgctctctggtgggtctggggttcaagtcctgcctggggtgccttgtggactggcatcccgtcctgggtgtgtcccctcctcttccaacCTTAcgcctatgttgctgggttaggctctggttgggataagtggtttcagactgtgtgtgtgtgtgtgtgtgtgtgtgtgtgtgtacttccttTCTTTAacacatacaaaacccttactgtaatactgtaactttttgcaaaaggaatgcttggaaatctaaaatatgctctttcccattgacactaatgcagaagacattgaatgaccatctaaaacaaatatttttgtaaaacatctaagtgcctaagacttttgcacagtactctatctatctatctatctatctatctatctatctctatctatctatctatctaggcCAGTTTTAGAAGAGACAATTATCTGTAATTATTTGTGCTCCAGCTAATTATGAATATCAGAGAAAAGTGGGTTGTTGTTTAGGTACTCATTATAGTTCTTGTTACAAACAAGTCTGCTGTTCTAGAGGAGCTTTTACTGATGAAATACTTTTATTATCGGTTTTCAAAATCGAGCACTTGCAGAAGTGACTGTTGTtccagatgttttatttttactgatgtCATCTTACTCTGGACTGGGGAAACCCTGAACCTGCGTGACGTGTGGTATGGGTTCTAGGTGTAGATGTACCTAACGTTCTCACATGACCTCATGTGTGTCCTCAAGAATCACTGTTCACATGTGACGGGCCAGAGGGCGGCAGAGTGTGGCAAGGCGCCTCATTGTTTGACCTCCACGTGCAGGTTTCCAACACGCATGGGAGGCTGGGTAATACCCGCAAGCCAGACCAGGAAGTTGCCCGCATGGTCATTGTGATGATTGCAGCATTCATGGTGGGATGGACCCCCTACGCGGCCTTCTCTATCACTGTCACCATCTGTCCAACGATCCATCTGGACCCGCGGGTTGCCGCCATTCCCGCcttcttctccaaaacagctgcCATCTACAACCCCATCATCTATGTCTTCATGAATAAGCAGGTGCCCTTCCAGTAACTATACTTTTCAACTGGCCATTATTTGTAAAGGtttgctgttcagtttccctgGAATTGCTCTTCTGTTTCCCCAGGTGCGCATAGGTTTGAAACATTGCCTGTTATTTTTACAGCGCTTATTGACACATTGTGGTATTTTACCTTCATTGCATCTCCATAAAGCAACTATTAATAGCAAATGTTCTGCATCACAGGTAGTTCTGTCACTGTGATCCATTCGTTCCTGTGGAGTGTGTAGAAGTGTTACTGTGCAGTACGCCACTATGACAGCTGCTGTTGGTATGTGAACATGACCTGATGCCTCCCTGTAATGCTTCCAGTTTAGGAAATGCCTGATCCAGCTTTTCAAAGGCAACAGTGCCGCCCTGAGCACACACCTGAATCCCACGTCAGATCGAGCGCCCGGCACGGCAGAGAGCAAGCTAGGCGAAATGTCCACCATTGCGGCCCGTATCCCGGTATCTGGTAGCAGCGTGGAGAGACCCGAGGAGGAGCACAGCGAAAGCATCAGCACTGTCACTGAAAACAGAGTGTGTCCTGTTTAGggaaggctgctgctgctgccccacTTGCCTCTACCGCATGACACATCCATCAatgagaaaaccatctgcttcTGCCCAAATGCATCTTGTGACCCTGTACAACGACACCTGGTggttcaacacacacaaacacaaaagtagCTCCCTTTTCCACACATATGAGTCCACCTGATGCCCTGTTCCTACAGCAGATTGTCTACAAGCACGATCCACCCCAGTAGAGGATATGTTCACGTCTGCCCTGCAGCGCTGTTCTCTAGGCCAACTTCACGGGAAGAGGATTTAGGGGAAGATACACTAAGAACCACATGGGAAAGAAGGCATTTTGCACATACAggcagtttccatggaaaccagaATGTACAGTTGTGAGATATATCCTCTCAACTTTatagtgtttttagttttttcaatTACTTTGGGACACACATCTTCTCTGGAAGGCAGTTAATAAGGACTCAGAGAGCTACTATTACCTCTGCTACACGGCTAGGTAAAGTAGCACCACTGATTTATATCTCTCTCAGTCTCTCGAATGTCCTGCTGTCTGTTCTATATGTAGATAGAATCTCTTCTATAGGTGGACGGACAGACTAATGGAATAATGTTCTGTGGACCAAACCTAAAATCTCTTTCTAACCATGAAGAATGGTGGTGGGcataatgctgtggggctgctttgctgcctcaaGACCTGGGCAGCCAGCCATTCAGAGATCCCTTCCCTCTCTGTCTGAATTCAACTCCTCACATGGATAGCTAATACTGCATCACAaaaaactgtactgtacatttttttcaaatgtccatagatgtaaaactgaaaaataacatcATAATGAAAGCTGCTGTAAGACATGGATTGTTAAAGCACTCTTTCACCCATCAGTGAAGCTACAGGTTTGCAACACATCTCACACTTAAAAGTAGAAAGGAAATATGAAATCGGCAGCTGTGTTACAGAATTAGAAACAGACTACAAAAGCTCTTGCTTAACAAATAACAGCAGTGCAATAACCCAAAGCATGATGGGTACAGAGTCAATGTGTCTTAGGAATAATTTTCTGGACAGCATTTATCTGCCTGAATATAATACGTAGCTCTGTAAATGAAATACTGTGATTTAGACATTAATTCAGATATTGATGTTTATTTGTAGCATGTCTGTCAGAATGTTTCCGGCGTTAAAAACGCCCCTTTACTGTAGACTGCCATATTGTACTTATATCACTGTAGAGGGTGACAGAGGTAATAAAATACAGTTGAAAAGCTGTTTGAACTTTTCTGTATCATTATGCTATGGATTTATCTGTACACACTACATAGTGATTTTGCCCAGAATAGATGTGttcctgtgttcatgtgttAATGGCAGGGGGTGTTAACAAGGAGCTGGAAATGGTAAGAACATCAGGCCACatgttataaataattaatgcagaaatccagcTAATTCCAATGGGTTCACAAAGTTATTCTTGCAACCGTGACACATTTGGGTGCAGAATCTGAATGGTTCTTGA
Protein-coding sequences here:
- the LOC114910251 gene encoding vertebrate ancient opsin-like; translated protein: MDSFILSVNGVLHTPGDSMDREDPFSGPLASIAPWNYTFLACLMFIITSVSLTENFTVMLVTFRFKQLRQPLNYIIVNLSVADFLVSLIGGTISFLTNAQGYFFLGKWACVLEGFAVTFFGIVALWSLAILAFERFFVICRPLKNVRLGGRHAALGLLFVWTFSFIWTIPPVFGWSSYTVSKIGTTCEPNWYSSDFSDHTYIITFFTTCFILPLGVIIGSYGKLMQKLRKVSNTHGRLGNTRKPDQEVARMVIVMIAAFMVGWTPYAAFSITVTICPTIHLDPRVAAIPAFFSKTAAIYNPIIYVFMNKQFRKCLIQLFKGNSAALSTHLNPTSDRAPGTAESKLGEMSTIAARIPVSGSSVERPEEEHSESISTVTENRVCPV